One window from the genome of Caloenas nicobarica isolate bCalNic1 chromosome 21, bCalNic1.hap1, whole genome shotgun sequence encodes:
- the NUAK2 gene encoding NUAK family SNF1-like kinase 2 yields MERAAGGALAEGLIKSPRPLMKKQAVKRHHHKHNLKHRYEFLETLGKGTYGKVKKARERSGKLVAIKSIRKDKIKDEQDLVHIRREIEIMSSLNHPHIIAVHEVFENSSKIVIVMEYASKGDLYDYISERQRLTEQEARHFFRQVVSAVYYCHKNGIVHRDLKLENILLDANGNIKIADFGLSNVYQQDKLLQTYCGSPLYASPEIINGRPYKGPEVDSWSLGVLLYILVHGTMPFDGHDYKTLVKQITSGDYREPTKLSDACGLIRWMLMVNPERRATIEDIATHWWVNWGYKMPVGEQELLRESESPLATVAEWLRRSSRPLLENGSKVRCFLKQHIPGVTLERQRSLKKSKKENDVSHALQEVALAPENPSKSILKRPKGILKKRNSCEQKVPGPGPPLAAPVGEARGEDDEVAAAGLTRILSSGMLPGGTGDRAVPVAVPKKGILKKPLTRESGYYSSLDCCESGDVLDAGSLDLDESVFADTPSLEQGPQGLPARRKGILKHNGKFSSSGAHPDSPPGPGFGGFSEVPLPQVPRARPASAVSEDSILSTESFDQLDLPSRVPPGGGGMRGCVSADSLLRLEEEEEAEEGRRLRRWTVTHCRSPLGESSLSLAGCDNVTEVYRRALAIGMKLS; encoded by the exons AtggagcgggcggcggggggagcgctGGCCGAGGGGCTCATCAAGTCTCCGCGGCCGCTGATGAAAAAACAGGCGGTGAAGCGGCACCACCACAAGCACAACCTCAAGCACCGCTACGAGTTCCTGGAGACGCTGGGGAAAGGCACCTACGGGAAGGTGAAGAAAGCCCGGGAGCGCTCCGGGAAACTG GTGGCGATTAAGTCAATCCGGAAAGACAAAATCAAGGATGAGCAGGACCTTGTCCACATTCGGAGAGAGATTGAGATCATGTCCTCCCTCAACCACCCTCACATCATCGCTGTCCACGAAG TGTTTGAGAACAGCAGCAAGATTGTCATCGTGATGGAGTACGCCAGCAAGGGGGACCTGTACGACTACATCAGCGAGCGGCAGCGGCTGACGGAGCAGGAGGCACGCCACTTCTTCCGACAGGTCGTGTCGGCCGTCTACTACTGCCACAAG AACGGGATCGTTCACAGGGACCTGAAGCTGGAGAACATCCTTCTTGACGCGAATGGGAACATCAAG ATTGCAGACTTTGGCCTGTCCAATGTTTACCAGCAAGACAAACTTTTGCAGACGTACTGCGGCAGCCCTCTCTACGCATCTCCCGAAATCATCAACGGGAGGCCATACAAGGGCCCGGAG GTGGACAGCTGGTCCCTGGGCGTTCTCCTCTACATCCTGGTCCACGGCACGATGCCCTTTGATGGCCACGACTACAAGACTCTGGTCAAGCAGATCACAAGCGGGGACTACCGGGAGCCCACCAAGCTGTCGG atGCCTGCGGGCTGATCCGCTGGATGCTGATGGTGAACCCCGAGCGCCGTGCCACCATCGAGGACATCGCCACGCACTGGTGGGTGAACTGGGGCTACAAAATGCCAGTCGGGGAGCAAGAGCTGCTGCGGGAGAGCGAGTCCCCCCTGGCCACGGTGGCAGAGTGGCTTCGCCGTTCCTCCCGGCCTCTCCTGGAGAACGGCTCCAAGGTGCGATGCTTCTTGAAGCAGCACATCCCCGGTGTGACTCTGGAGCGGCAGCGCTccctcaagaagtccaagaaGGAGAACGACGTCTCCCATGCGCTGCAGGAAGTGGCCCTGGCCCCGGAGAACCCTTCCAAGTCCATCCTCAAGCGGCCCAAGGGCATCCTGAAGAAGAGAAACTCCTGCGAGCAGAAGGTGCCAGGTCCCGGCCCCCCGCTGGCAGCACCCGTGGGAGAGGCGAGGGGTGAGGATGATGAGGTGGCTGCTGCAGGTCTCACCCGCATCCTGTCCTCAGGGATGCTGCCTGGTGGCACAGGTGACAGAGCGGTGCCCGTGGCTGTGCCCAAGAAGGGAATACTTAAAAAGCCCCTGACAAGGGAGTCGGGGTATTACTCATCCCTGGACTGCTGCGAGTCTGGGGATGTCCTGGACGCGGGGAGCTTGGACCTCGATGAGAGTGTGTTTGCTGACACCCCCTCCCTGGAGCAGGGTCCCCAGGGCCTCCCCGCCCGGAGGAAAGGCATCCTCAAGCACAACGGCAAGTTCTCGTCCAGCGGCGCCCACCCGGACAGCCCACCCGGGCCGGGCTTTGGGGGTTTCAGTGAAGTGCCCCTGCCCCAGGTACCCCGCGCCCGCCCGGCCAGCGCGGTCAGCGAGGacagcatcctctccacagAGTCCTTCGACCAGCTCGACCTGCCCAGCCGCGTCccccccggcggcgggggcaTGCGGGGCTGCGTCTCTGCCGACAGCCTCCTGCggctggaagaggaggaggaggcggaggaAGGGCGCAGGTTGCGCCGCTGGACTGTGACCCATTGCCGGAGCCCCCTGGGAGAGAGCAGCTTGTCCCTAGCGGGCTGTGACAATGTCACCGAGGTCTACCGGCGTGCCCTGGCCATCGGCATGAAGCTGAGCTGA